Proteins encoded by one window of Carassius auratus strain Wakin chromosome 8, ASM336829v1, whole genome shotgun sequence:
- the LOC113107363 gene encoding vinexin-like isoform X3: MQSQRRVAVHDHLNGSRIIFSDEALPGSGSRQHFMAPDMTQEVVVISPGLPTPPSSPFHISSAPASSQHKQVAEVNGGGLTRQSFGSYYGPTQTNVGLSNGGPRTGGSATLSRTSSTGEERLIKFSGIGPVDETGMPIASRSSVNKPKDWYRSMFRQIHKKPEESELDWRERKLSSSPPPDSVQRDGRSDPFTLTPHGALPNWADLGDTGKHPEPKSIFDFEPGKGAEEDRSRSLRSGSQLPSYHSPVKPHSQSPSIEATLVSELNRFEAELDSDIRGLERRLSQKQQQRRGRGEGAKTNSATRRTEENKQENSYPTIPCSAVKEGTTVNFMPADDHIMSSDMDFPLKKEERKMKAARAKFNFQAQSPKELTLQKGDIVYIHRQVDSNWYEGEHHGRVGIFPTSYVEVIPPTEKPTPIKSPTVQVLEYGEAVALFNFNADLPVELSFRKGEVISITRRVDDQWLEGRIAGTSRSGIFPISYVQVNKMPRTKSSDDFPSSPTLTPEPLSPGRPQHSPLSPLSRSPEPQLSPHKHSPLSHAKQPSNHFLFSPTNNRTGSLHAHSPLEKDTRSPMSPSNHVLTSPQGPGLPANTNSHPPYITQDGTRTQSPQPSAEVKIPSTSQSPVNKGYSRQPYKAVYNYKPQNRDELELREGDIVQVIEKCDDGWFVDL; this comes from the exons ATGCAGTCTCAG AGAAGAGTGGCGGTGCATGACCATCTCAATGGCTCGCGGATCATTTTCTCAGACGAGGCTCTTCCGGGCAGTGGATCCAGACAGCACTTCATGGCTCCGGATATGACCCAGGAAGTAGTCGTAATCTCTCCTGGTCTTCCTACACCGCCCTCAAGTCCCTTCCACATCAGCTCAGCCCCTGCGTCTTCACAGCACAAG CAGGTCGCAGAGGTCAATGGAGGTGGATTAACAAGACAGAGTTTCGGATCCTACTATGGGCCGACTCAGACAAATG TTGGATTATCCAATGGTGGGCCACGGACCGGAGGTTCTGCCACATTGTCCAGGACGTCCAGTACCGGAGAGGAGCGCTTAATCAAGTTCTCTGGAATAGGTCCTGTAGATGAGACAGGGATGCCAATCGCATCCCGATCT AGCGTAAACAAACCCAAGGACTGGTATAGGAGCATGTTTAGACAAATCCACAAGAAACCAGAGG AGTCTGAGCTTGACTGGAGAGAAA GGAAGCTGTCATCATCTCCTCCTCCAGATTCTGTCCAGCGGGACGGGCGCTCAGACCCCTTCACCCTCACCCCTCACGGAGCCCTACCCAactg ggcTGATCTGGGCGACACAGGGAAGCACCCAGAACCCAAAAGTATTTTTGACTTTGAGCCTGGAAAGGGAGCAGAAGAGGATCGTAGTCGG TCTCTGAGATCTGGGTCACAGCTGCCTTCATATCACAGCCCAGTGAAACCTCACTCCCAGTCTCCGTCCATTGAG GCGACGCTTGTGTCAGAGCTGAACCGCTTTGAGGCGGAGCTGGACTCAGACATCCGTGGTCTGGAGAGGAGACTGTCCCAGAAGCAGCAGCAGCGGCGAGGCAGGGGTGAG GGAGCTAAAACCAACTCAGCAACCAGAAGAACAGAAGAGAACAAACAAGAAAACAG CTATCCCACAATCCCCTGCTCTGCTGTAAAGGAGGGCACAACAGTGAACTTCATGCCTGCTGATG ATCACATAATGTCATCAGACATGGATTTCCCACTTAAGAAAGAAGAGAGAAAG ATGAAAGCAGCGCGAGCCAAATTTAATTTCCAAGCACAGTCACCAAA GGAGCTGACCTTACAAAAAGGTGATATAGTGTACATACACCGGCAAGTGGATTCCAACTGGTATGAAGGAGAGCATCATGGGAGAGTGGGGATCTTTCCCACCAGTTATGTGGAG gttattCCTCCAACAGAGAAGCCCACGCCAATAAAGTCTCCCACCGTCCAGGTGCTGGAGTACGGAGAGGCTGTAGCCCTGTTCAACTTCAATGCAGACCTGCCTGTGGAACTGTCCTTCAGAAAG GGCGAGGTGATCTCTATCACCAGGCGTGTTGATGATCAGTGGCTGGAGGGGCGTATCGCCGGCACCAGCCGCAGTGGAATCTTTCCCATCAGCTATGTCCAGGTCAACAAAATGCCCCGCACTAAAAGCAGCGATGACTTTCCATCTTCTCCCACTCTTACCCCAGAGCCCCTCAGCCCTGGTCGACCACAGCACTCCCCTCTGTCTCCCTTGTCACGCTCCCCCGAACCCCAGCTTTCACCTCACAAACACTCCCCTCTGTCACACGCAAAACAGCCTTCAAACCACTTCCTGTTTTCACCCACAAACAACCGGACCGGATCGCTGCACGCTCACAGCCCACTGGAAAAGGACACCCGATCACCCATGTCTCCCTCCAATCATGTGCTGACATCTCCACAGGGCCCGGGACTGCCAGCCAACACCAACTCGCACCCTCCGTACATTACACAG GATGGGACCAGAACGCAGTCTCCACAGCCCAGTGCAGAGGTTAAAATTCCTTCTACATCACAGTCTCCTGTGAACAAGGGTTATTCACGACAACC GTATAAAGCAGTTTACAACTATAAACCCCAGAACAGAGATGAGCTGGAACTGAGAGAAGGAGACATCGTTCAGGTCATAGAGAAGTGCGATGACGGCTGGTTTGTAG ATTTGTAG
- the LOC113107363 gene encoding vinexin-like isoform X1: MQSQRRVAVHDHLNGSRIIFSDEALPGSGSRQHFMAPDMTQEVVVISPGLPTPPSSPFHISSAPASSQHKQVAEVNGGGLTRQSFGSYYGPTQTNVGLSNGGPRTGGSATLSRTSSTGEERLIKFSGIGPVDETGMPIASRSSVNKPKDWYRSMFRQIHKKPEESELDWRERKLSSSPPPDSVQRDGRSDPFTLTPHGALPNWADLGDTGKHPEPKSIFDFEPGKGAEEDRSRSLRSGSQLPSYHSPVKPHSQSPSIEATLVSELNRFEAELDSDIRGLERRLSQKQQQRRGRGEGAKTNSATRRTEENKQENSYPTIPCSAVKEGTTVNFMPADDHIMSSDMDFPLKKEERKMKAARAKFNFQAQSPKELTLQKGDIVYIHRQVDSNWYEGEHHGRVGIFPTSYVEVIPPTEKPTPIKSPTVQVLEYGEAVALFNFNADLPVELSFRKGEVISITRRVDDQWLEGRIAGTSRSGIFPISYVQVNKMPRTKSSDDFPSSPTLTPEPLSPGRPQHSPLSPLSRSPEPQLSPHKHSPLSHAKQPSNHFLFSPTNNRTGSLHAHSPLEKDTRSPMSPSNHVLTSPQGPGLPANTNSHPPYITQDGTRTQSPQPSAEVKIPSTSQSPVNKGYSRQPYKAVYNYKPQNRDELELREGDIVQVIEKCDDGWFVGTSERTQAFGTFPGNYVAPV; this comes from the exons ATGCAGTCTCAG AGAAGAGTGGCGGTGCATGACCATCTCAATGGCTCGCGGATCATTTTCTCAGACGAGGCTCTTCCGGGCAGTGGATCCAGACAGCACTTCATGGCTCCGGATATGACCCAGGAAGTAGTCGTAATCTCTCCTGGTCTTCCTACACCGCCCTCAAGTCCCTTCCACATCAGCTCAGCCCCTGCGTCTTCACAGCACAAG CAGGTCGCAGAGGTCAATGGAGGTGGATTAACAAGACAGAGTTTCGGATCCTACTATGGGCCGACTCAGACAAATG TTGGATTATCCAATGGTGGGCCACGGACCGGAGGTTCTGCCACATTGTCCAGGACGTCCAGTACCGGAGAGGAGCGCTTAATCAAGTTCTCTGGAATAGGTCCTGTAGATGAGACAGGGATGCCAATCGCATCCCGATCT AGCGTAAACAAACCCAAGGACTGGTATAGGAGCATGTTTAGACAAATCCACAAGAAACCAGAGG AGTCTGAGCTTGACTGGAGAGAAA GGAAGCTGTCATCATCTCCTCCTCCAGATTCTGTCCAGCGGGACGGGCGCTCAGACCCCTTCACCCTCACCCCTCACGGAGCCCTACCCAactg ggcTGATCTGGGCGACACAGGGAAGCACCCAGAACCCAAAAGTATTTTTGACTTTGAGCCTGGAAAGGGAGCAGAAGAGGATCGTAGTCGG TCTCTGAGATCTGGGTCACAGCTGCCTTCATATCACAGCCCAGTGAAACCTCACTCCCAGTCTCCGTCCATTGAG GCGACGCTTGTGTCAGAGCTGAACCGCTTTGAGGCGGAGCTGGACTCAGACATCCGTGGTCTGGAGAGGAGACTGTCCCAGAAGCAGCAGCAGCGGCGAGGCAGGGGTGAG GGAGCTAAAACCAACTCAGCAACCAGAAGAACAGAAGAGAACAAACAAGAAAACAG CTATCCCACAATCCCCTGCTCTGCTGTAAAGGAGGGCACAACAGTGAACTTCATGCCTGCTGATG ATCACATAATGTCATCAGACATGGATTTCCCACTTAAGAAAGAAGAGAGAAAG ATGAAAGCAGCGCGAGCCAAATTTAATTTCCAAGCACAGTCACCAAA GGAGCTGACCTTACAAAAAGGTGATATAGTGTACATACACCGGCAAGTGGATTCCAACTGGTATGAAGGAGAGCATCATGGGAGAGTGGGGATCTTTCCCACCAGTTATGTGGAG gttattCCTCCAACAGAGAAGCCCACGCCAATAAAGTCTCCCACCGTCCAGGTGCTGGAGTACGGAGAGGCTGTAGCCCTGTTCAACTTCAATGCAGACCTGCCTGTGGAACTGTCCTTCAGAAAG GGCGAGGTGATCTCTATCACCAGGCGTGTTGATGATCAGTGGCTGGAGGGGCGTATCGCCGGCACCAGCCGCAGTGGAATCTTTCCCATCAGCTATGTCCAGGTCAACAAAATGCCCCGCACTAAAAGCAGCGATGACTTTCCATCTTCTCCCACTCTTACCCCAGAGCCCCTCAGCCCTGGTCGACCACAGCACTCCCCTCTGTCTCCCTTGTCACGCTCCCCCGAACCCCAGCTTTCACCTCACAAACACTCCCCTCTGTCACACGCAAAACAGCCTTCAAACCACTTCCTGTTTTCACCCACAAACAACCGGACCGGATCGCTGCACGCTCACAGCCCACTGGAAAAGGACACCCGATCACCCATGTCTCCCTCCAATCATGTGCTGACATCTCCACAGGGCCCGGGACTGCCAGCCAACACCAACTCGCACCCTCCGTACATTACACAG GATGGGACCAGAACGCAGTCTCCACAGCCCAGTGCAGAGGTTAAAATTCCTTCTACATCACAGTCTCCTGTGAACAAGGGTTATTCACGACAACC GTATAAAGCAGTTTACAACTATAAACCCCAGAACAGAGATGAGCTGGAACTGAGAGAAGGAGACATCGTTCAGGTCATAGAGAAGTGCGATGACGGCTGGTTTGTAG GTACGTCTGAGAGGACCCAAGCTTTTGGAACATTTCCTGGCAACTATGTGGCACCAGTTTGA
- the LOC113107363 gene encoding vinexin-like isoform X4 — protein MQSQRRVAVHDHLNGSRIIFSDEALPGSGSRQHFMAPDMTQEVVVISPGLPTPPSSPFHISSAPASSQHKQVAEVNGGGLTRQSFGSYYGPTQTNVGLSNGGPRTGGSATLSRTSSTGEERLIKFSGIGPVDETGMPIASRSSVNKPKDWYRSMFRQIHKKPEESELDWRERKLSSSPPPDSVQRDGRSDPFTLTPHGALPNWADLGDTGKHPEPKSIFDFEPGKGAEEDRSRSLRSGSQLPSYHSPVKPHSQSPSIEATLVSELNRFEAELDSDIRGLERRLSQKQQQRRGRGEGAKTNSATRRTEENKQENSYPTIPCSAVKEGTTVNFMPADDHIMSSDMDFPLKKEERKMKAARAKFNFQAQSPKELTLQKGDIVYIHRQVDSNWYEGEHHGRVGIFPTSYVEVIPPTEKPTPIKSPTVQVLEYGEAVALFNFNADLPVELSFRKGEVISITRRVDDQWLEGRIAGTSRSGIFPISYVQGPGLPANTNSHPPYITQDGTRTQSPQPSAEVKIPSTSQSPVNKGYSRQPYKAVYNYKPQNRDELELREGDIVQVIEKCDDGWFVGTSERTQAFGTFPGNYVAPV, from the exons ATGCAGTCTCAG AGAAGAGTGGCGGTGCATGACCATCTCAATGGCTCGCGGATCATTTTCTCAGACGAGGCTCTTCCGGGCAGTGGATCCAGACAGCACTTCATGGCTCCGGATATGACCCAGGAAGTAGTCGTAATCTCTCCTGGTCTTCCTACACCGCCCTCAAGTCCCTTCCACATCAGCTCAGCCCCTGCGTCTTCACAGCACAAG CAGGTCGCAGAGGTCAATGGAGGTGGATTAACAAGACAGAGTTTCGGATCCTACTATGGGCCGACTCAGACAAATG TTGGATTATCCAATGGTGGGCCACGGACCGGAGGTTCTGCCACATTGTCCAGGACGTCCAGTACCGGAGAGGAGCGCTTAATCAAGTTCTCTGGAATAGGTCCTGTAGATGAGACAGGGATGCCAATCGCATCCCGATCT AGCGTAAACAAACCCAAGGACTGGTATAGGAGCATGTTTAGACAAATCCACAAGAAACCAGAGG AGTCTGAGCTTGACTGGAGAGAAA GGAAGCTGTCATCATCTCCTCCTCCAGATTCTGTCCAGCGGGACGGGCGCTCAGACCCCTTCACCCTCACCCCTCACGGAGCCCTACCCAactg ggcTGATCTGGGCGACACAGGGAAGCACCCAGAACCCAAAAGTATTTTTGACTTTGAGCCTGGAAAGGGAGCAGAAGAGGATCGTAGTCGG TCTCTGAGATCTGGGTCACAGCTGCCTTCATATCACAGCCCAGTGAAACCTCACTCCCAGTCTCCGTCCATTGAG GCGACGCTTGTGTCAGAGCTGAACCGCTTTGAGGCGGAGCTGGACTCAGACATCCGTGGTCTGGAGAGGAGACTGTCCCAGAAGCAGCAGCAGCGGCGAGGCAGGGGTGAG GGAGCTAAAACCAACTCAGCAACCAGAAGAACAGAAGAGAACAAACAAGAAAACAG CTATCCCACAATCCCCTGCTCTGCTGTAAAGGAGGGCACAACAGTGAACTTCATGCCTGCTGATG ATCACATAATGTCATCAGACATGGATTTCCCACTTAAGAAAGAAGAGAGAAAG ATGAAAGCAGCGCGAGCCAAATTTAATTTCCAAGCACAGTCACCAAA GGAGCTGACCTTACAAAAAGGTGATATAGTGTACATACACCGGCAAGTGGATTCCAACTGGTATGAAGGAGAGCATCATGGGAGAGTGGGGATCTTTCCCACCAGTTATGTGGAG gttattCCTCCAACAGAGAAGCCCACGCCAATAAAGTCTCCCACCGTCCAGGTGCTGGAGTACGGAGAGGCTGTAGCCCTGTTCAACTTCAATGCAGACCTGCCTGTGGAACTGTCCTTCAGAAAG GGCGAGGTGATCTCTATCACCAGGCGTGTTGATGATCAGTGGCTGGAGGGGCGTATCGCCGGCACCAGCCGCAGTGGAATCTTTCCCATCAGCTATGTCCAG GGCCCGGGACTGCCAGCCAACACCAACTCGCACCCTCCGTACATTACACAG GATGGGACCAGAACGCAGTCTCCACAGCCCAGTGCAGAGGTTAAAATTCCTTCTACATCACAGTCTCCTGTGAACAAGGGTTATTCACGACAACC GTATAAAGCAGTTTACAACTATAAACCCCAGAACAGAGATGAGCTGGAACTGAGAGAAGGAGACATCGTTCAGGTCATAGAGAAGTGCGATGACGGCTGGTTTGTAG GTACGTCTGAGAGGACCCAAGCTTTTGGAACATTTCCTGGCAACTATGTGGCACCAGTTTGA
- the LOC113107363 gene encoding vinexin-like isoform X2, which produces MQSQRRVAVHDHLNGSRIIFSDEALPGSGSRQHFMAPDMTQEVVVISPGLPTPPSSPFHISSAPASSQHKVAEVNGGGLTRQSFGSYYGPTQTNVGLSNGGPRTGGSATLSRTSSTGEERLIKFSGIGPVDETGMPIASRSSVNKPKDWYRSMFRQIHKKPEESELDWRERKLSSSPPPDSVQRDGRSDPFTLTPHGALPNWADLGDTGKHPEPKSIFDFEPGKGAEEDRSRSLRSGSQLPSYHSPVKPHSQSPSIEATLVSELNRFEAELDSDIRGLERRLSQKQQQRRGRGEGAKTNSATRRTEENKQENSYPTIPCSAVKEGTTVNFMPADDHIMSSDMDFPLKKEERKMKAARAKFNFQAQSPKELTLQKGDIVYIHRQVDSNWYEGEHHGRVGIFPTSYVEVIPPTEKPTPIKSPTVQVLEYGEAVALFNFNADLPVELSFRKGEVISITRRVDDQWLEGRIAGTSRSGIFPISYVQVNKMPRTKSSDDFPSSPTLTPEPLSPGRPQHSPLSPLSRSPEPQLSPHKHSPLSHAKQPSNHFLFSPTNNRTGSLHAHSPLEKDTRSPMSPSNHVLTSPQGPGLPANTNSHPPYITQDGTRTQSPQPSAEVKIPSTSQSPVNKGYSRQPYKAVYNYKPQNRDELELREGDIVQVIEKCDDGWFVGTSERTQAFGTFPGNYVAPV; this is translated from the exons ATGCAGTCTCAG AGAAGAGTGGCGGTGCATGACCATCTCAATGGCTCGCGGATCATTTTCTCAGACGAGGCTCTTCCGGGCAGTGGATCCAGACAGCACTTCATGGCTCCGGATATGACCCAGGAAGTAGTCGTAATCTCTCCTGGTCTTCCTACACCGCCCTCAAGTCCCTTCCACATCAGCTCAGCCCCTGCGTCTTCACAGCACAAG GTCGCAGAGGTCAATGGAGGTGGATTAACAAGACAGAGTTTCGGATCCTACTATGGGCCGACTCAGACAAATG TTGGATTATCCAATGGTGGGCCACGGACCGGAGGTTCTGCCACATTGTCCAGGACGTCCAGTACCGGAGAGGAGCGCTTAATCAAGTTCTCTGGAATAGGTCCTGTAGATGAGACAGGGATGCCAATCGCATCCCGATCT AGCGTAAACAAACCCAAGGACTGGTATAGGAGCATGTTTAGACAAATCCACAAGAAACCAGAGG AGTCTGAGCTTGACTGGAGAGAAA GGAAGCTGTCATCATCTCCTCCTCCAGATTCTGTCCAGCGGGACGGGCGCTCAGACCCCTTCACCCTCACCCCTCACGGAGCCCTACCCAactg ggcTGATCTGGGCGACACAGGGAAGCACCCAGAACCCAAAAGTATTTTTGACTTTGAGCCTGGAAAGGGAGCAGAAGAGGATCGTAGTCGG TCTCTGAGATCTGGGTCACAGCTGCCTTCATATCACAGCCCAGTGAAACCTCACTCCCAGTCTCCGTCCATTGAG GCGACGCTTGTGTCAGAGCTGAACCGCTTTGAGGCGGAGCTGGACTCAGACATCCGTGGTCTGGAGAGGAGACTGTCCCAGAAGCAGCAGCAGCGGCGAGGCAGGGGTGAG GGAGCTAAAACCAACTCAGCAACCAGAAGAACAGAAGAGAACAAACAAGAAAACAG CTATCCCACAATCCCCTGCTCTGCTGTAAAGGAGGGCACAACAGTGAACTTCATGCCTGCTGATG ATCACATAATGTCATCAGACATGGATTTCCCACTTAAGAAAGAAGAGAGAAAG ATGAAAGCAGCGCGAGCCAAATTTAATTTCCAAGCACAGTCACCAAA GGAGCTGACCTTACAAAAAGGTGATATAGTGTACATACACCGGCAAGTGGATTCCAACTGGTATGAAGGAGAGCATCATGGGAGAGTGGGGATCTTTCCCACCAGTTATGTGGAG gttattCCTCCAACAGAGAAGCCCACGCCAATAAAGTCTCCCACCGTCCAGGTGCTGGAGTACGGAGAGGCTGTAGCCCTGTTCAACTTCAATGCAGACCTGCCTGTGGAACTGTCCTTCAGAAAG GGCGAGGTGATCTCTATCACCAGGCGTGTTGATGATCAGTGGCTGGAGGGGCGTATCGCCGGCACCAGCCGCAGTGGAATCTTTCCCATCAGCTATGTCCAGGTCAACAAAATGCCCCGCACTAAAAGCAGCGATGACTTTCCATCTTCTCCCACTCTTACCCCAGAGCCCCTCAGCCCTGGTCGACCACAGCACTCCCCTCTGTCTCCCTTGTCACGCTCCCCCGAACCCCAGCTTTCACCTCACAAACACTCCCCTCTGTCACACGCAAAACAGCCTTCAAACCACTTCCTGTTTTCACCCACAAACAACCGGACCGGATCGCTGCACGCTCACAGCCCACTGGAAAAGGACACCCGATCACCCATGTCTCCCTCCAATCATGTGCTGACATCTCCACAGGGCCCGGGACTGCCAGCCAACACCAACTCGCACCCTCCGTACATTACACAG GATGGGACCAGAACGCAGTCTCCACAGCCCAGTGCAGAGGTTAAAATTCCTTCTACATCACAGTCTCCTGTGAACAAGGGTTATTCACGACAACC GTATAAAGCAGTTTACAACTATAAACCCCAGAACAGAGATGAGCTGGAACTGAGAGAAGGAGACATCGTTCAGGTCATAGAGAAGTGCGATGACGGCTGGTTTGTAG GTACGTCTGAGAGGACCCAAGCTTTTGGAACATTTCCTGGCAACTATGTGGCACCAGTTTGA